In one window of Gorilla gorilla gorilla isolate KB3781 chromosome 2, NHGRI_mGorGor1-v2.1_pri, whole genome shotgun sequence DNA:
- the LOC109026304 gene encoding LOW QUALITY PROTEIN: myosin light polypeptide 6-like (The sequence of the model RefSeq protein was modified relative to this genomic sequence to represent the inferred CDS: deleted 1 base in 1 codon) yields MCDFTEDQTAEFKEAFQLFDRTGDGKILYSQCGDVMRALGQNPTNAEVLKVLGNPKSDEMNVKVLDFEHFLPMLQTVAKNKDQGTYEDYVEGLRVFDKEGNGTVMGAEIRHVLVTLGEKMTEEEVEMLVAGHEDSNGCINYEELVRMVLNG; encoded by the exons ATGTGTGACTTCACCGAAGACCAGACCGCAGAGTTCAAGGAGGCCTTCCAGCTGTTTGACCGAACAGGTGATGGCAAGATCCTGTACAGC CAGTGTGGGGATGTGATGAGGGCCCTGGGCCAGAACCCTACCAACGCCGAGGTGCTCAAGGTCCTGGGGAACCCCAAGAGTGATGAGATGAATGTGAAGGTGCTGGACTTTGAGCACTTTCTGCCCATGCTGCAGACAGTGGCCAAGAACAAGGACCAGGGCACCTATGAGGATTATGTCGAAGGACTTCGGGTGTTTGACAAGGAAGGAAATGGCACCGTCATGGGTGCTGAAATCCGGCATGTTCTTGTCACACTGGGTGAGAAGATGACAGAGGAAGAAGTAGAGATGCTGGTGGCAGGGCATGAGGACAGCAATGGTTGTATCAACTATGAAGAGCTCGTCCGCATGGTGCTGAATGGCTGA